CAATGCAGAAAGTCGATTACTTTGTGCGGTCTCTAAAATCTTTTGAATGGATCTCGGTGATAAGTCATTTAGCCCTCGGCTCGTACGGCAGCGGTGCATGTGAAACTGAAATAAATGTAGGTAGTCCCCGCTTTATTCTTCAAGGTCGAGCGCTCCGCGGATGACGTAATATGTGATGATTGCCAACTTGTTTTATCAATCCGTCTTCGCGGCCGAATCAATCCGTAATACAGCTCATGACTAAGCGTTTTCACCTGGTGAAATGACGTCACGTCGCGAGCGTATATTGTCACGCATATTTTGACGACGTCTGCATTTCAAAAGCGACATTTGAAGAACGAGAACAGAATTCTGCTCACTTTTATTAAGCCAAACCAAAACGACTGAATTGCGTCTTGTTTTCTATCTCATTTGATATCAACAGTGTGCGAAAacattgtggttttttttttattagaattACTTTTTAGCCTCTTCACGCCACACAACTAGCTCTCCGAGTGGTTAAAAAAAGCGTAAAGCCTTCCGGAGGTAAATGCCACGAGGTAGCACTATATTTTCTGAGTTGCAATTTTTCCAAGTACGCTGGAGCACATTTTGACTCGGGATAAAGACACTTATGAGAAATTATGCCCATTTTAATAAGCCTTTTATGCCAGTCATGAGAGAACTACAAAAAACTGAAAACTGTACAATGGCAGCTACTTGTGGCACATACACTGGTAGGATAAAGTTAATTACAGTATTTTGATTATTAGTATGCTAAAACGATAAGGTATGGCCAGTATGATTAACAATGTAATGCACAATGCGATGGTTAGAAAACACTCGCCCACCGACCCATCCTCACAATGTACCGTCACATACTGCATTCAGCTATTATGATTCAGAAAGAAAGCCGTTTCACAGCAGCTATACAAATGTTACTACAATGTTGCCTAACGATTGACAGAAGTCAAGGACACATCTGATCAATTCCAGTTTGAGTGGGCATGATGATAACACTGAACTGTGGATTCAAGAAACCAAATGTATGCGAAAGAAATCACGTGGTGTAGTGCACAGTTTTAACAGCCACAACCATCTTAATTCCTATCAGACAAATGAAAGTAACGTAATGGCATGTAAGAATTCACAATTCATGGTACAAACAAAATCCCTCATGTAGCCTTTGCAATGTTTCAGGCAAACTGTGCCGGTCAACATTACATTCCTGATATAGGCTCGATTACATGTCATGCAGATAACTGCAACCTGCCCCTCCCTCTTAAAGAAGTCATTTCAGCGCTATGTAAGAGCAAAACAAAATAAGAGCAAAACAAAATAAGAGCAAAAGGAAAAAGACATTAGCCTAAAACCAGAAATAAATCCCAAAAACCATGAATACAAAGGAATCTCTTTTCAAGTGTGTCTTTTAGTATTTAAAATGCATTTCTGCAATCATATCACTTAAACCTCACTGTCTTTTCTTAAGAAAATAGTTGATAAAAATACTCTCTGCATTATACAAGAATGGAGGTACAGGGGGTGCCTGAGTTTATGGTCTTTACTACTCTGTTGCTTCATCCTTTGCCTCAGTCTCGTCTCCCTTTTCATCCGCCGTATCTGAAGCTGGCGCCTCCTGGAGGACAGAAAGAAAatgcagttttaaaaaaaaactgataaAAGCACAATACATTAAACAGTTCCCCAATCAGGGCCTCAACCATGAAAAATGGCTAAAAGTGTGAAACAACACAATGAACCTTCTACAATCATAGGGAACAGAAAATATTTTCATATTGTAAATGTCAATGCACCTGTTGGTTTATACCATAGAGATATTTAGCAAATTTGGACAAGCGAGGTATAATACCCCAGCAAACATCTGATACCTTCTCAGCTTCTTCCTTGGCCTCTCCGTTTTCTGGTGCTGCCTCTTCCTTCTCagtctccacttcttctttcttctcctctgGCTTGGCCTTTTCTACATCCTTAGCCTTTTTGGGCTTAGGAGCAGCCTTCTGTGGCTAAGACACCAGACAAACAGGCTTGAGAGGTGTGATAGTTTTCCTACAAGtgaaatgtatgaagaacatgcaGCTTAAATGATTCAGTGACAAACCAACTCAACACCTCCCCTCTCCTTACCTTCGCCTTGGGCTCTGGCTGTGATTTCTGGGGGGAAACACAATTGTTAGTGTCGTATCACACTTGCAGAGTACTGTATAATGCTGCTTTTAATAAGGCAAGAGCAACAGGGGCTCTGTTGGACTTACGTTGGACAACCGGATGGATCGTCTCTTGGGCTGGGGAGAAAAGAACAAAATGTTCAATCAGCCGTCAGTTAAAAAGTTTGTACACAAAACACTAGAAATGGAATACAAACAAAATCTTTAAAGCCTGAAATACTAACCTCCACTTCAGCATTATCATTAGCCTGCGGGAGCAAAGAAAATATATGTTGGTAAACCAAGAATAACAAGCTGACATCCTGAATGGGTAGAAGTGGGTGTGTGATGGTAAGGGGGATGGGGCACACATtctgtgcacccccccccacgcacacacactcacacacctacaAATTTAAAGAATTATGCAATCTCCGAGAGGGGAGGGGAAGCTGACGCTCACAGTTTATGGCTGAGGCAACCCGTTTTGGTAAACACGGTAGACGATCTGAGTTGACCACACATTTGAATAAAAACACGAATGTCAGTCCAAACTGGAGCTCCGGGGTAGACAGAACTCTCCGGCGGACCGTGGTTGCCCCGCCTCCGCCTGCGCTCCAGCACCGAGCGCAGGGGGCCTGTGACTCTGAGGACAAGCTGTACACAATGAGGCGTCCGTGATCAAGACTAGTTCCTGGACTAGTTAGGTCTCCACTGTACTAACGATTCCCAAAGAATGACAAATAACAGAAGTACTAGAAGTCTCTTAAACGTGCGTAAACCGACTTAAAACTCCTTCACTTCCTTATAAACAATTCCTCTTGTGCCGACGAGGTGGAACGCTACCATGACACTCGAAGGAAAGAaactagacccccccccctcgtgtCTCGGCGCACTTCTAAATCCAAACGTGGACTGTACGGACTATGACCGAATGTAGAACAAAAACCGCCAAATCTACGTGGAAAATGGCACGCTTGCACACCACGACGTCGCGTCAACAATGCCCTGCATCGCGTCTCCAATCTTCACATGCAGATCTGCCAGCGGTTCCACCCCTTTGTCTGATCTCATAACTGAGAAATCCCATTTTCGATTTATTCCTGGAAATCCTTCGTGCACTGTACATATGAAGTAAGAATAAGACAAAAGTGACGACGCCAGAGGAAAAGTGCAAGGCACAAAGTCGTTGGCAGACAAGTGTTGCGCCGCACTAAGTAAAAAGGCGCCACTTTCCTGTCAGCAGGGCAGACATGATACTCCAGGCCATCGAAGGTATTCTAACGGCGTACTAAAGTCACATTTCAACCATGCATGCACATGAAATATTGTAACAAGCATTTATATTAACGATGCTGTGTGAAATGATACATTGTAAAATGTCGTTTATAGTCCCAAGTCTATACAATGTACACATTTCAAACTTACTTTGTTTCTTTTCGCCATGGTTGCTTAGCTTTTGTGGTCTACTATATAACAACGTAGTCTTCAGCGGTCACGGTAAAGTGTGCGCTCGCCTTAAGAATGGACAATGCCAGCCTCCGCAGTATATCGACAGAACACACTGTAACTTACGAACATAAATGTTCCATCTGCACCAAAACTAGCTTAAACCGGATTGGATCCCTTCTGTACATTGTATTCCTTATCCTACCAACCTCACGGGCAAGGAGGCTCATTCTCCGCCCATTGCTCTCATTGATTGGCTTTGGGTCGAGGCATCACGATTTCAAACCATAGCAGGTTACCTGTGTGTGGGTAGGTCTGTTTGCTAAACAGATCCAGTCGATCATATTTCTTCCCATTAATTTGCTATTCAAATCGCTATACTTGCGCTATGTAATGAGTAGAACTTGTCTGATTGCAGATACGTaccatggattattgagcatgcgtaaagacacgGATTGTAGATAGCTACCCACACGTAAAAATGTGAACCCGATCCCCACCATATCGAATTCTAATAAAGCCCAGTGGGTTACGAGATGTTAATGTTAGATATTATGAGTTGGTTTTATCATATCTGTAATGTAAACCTTGGGATGAACGTCGTCGCTATTCCCTTCCAGCCTGGCGCTGGTTCCGCAGTACAGCATCAGCCAGGGGGATGGAAGGAGGGGGGCACAACATGGCGGCCGGCTGCGCGTGGTTCCTGGTGCTGGGCTCCGTCTTTTTGTGTAATCTCGTGAAAACGCTCTTGCCCAGCATAGCCTCCTTTGTAAGTAAGATTTCTGAGGACATTTGTAATGTATGGCTCGGTTGCTTTGCGGGGTGTGTGTTTAGCGGACGTCAGCGCGGTTTCGCCCGTGTTAACGACGGGAGACATTTCAGGGTGACGCCTGCTTGAACGCGACTCCATGGTTGTGTGATGTGAGGAGCTCCTGCTAGTTGTTTAAGGGTGCGGGTTGGTCTACGTACTAGTTTACACAAGGAGAACACTGTATATTGGCCTTATTTCCCATGCTGTCGATTACTGTGTCACTTTATTCTCCAGGTACCTAAACAGCTATATAGTAGTATCTCCAGCAGCTATCTGTCGTCCCTGAGCAAGCTCAAGGCACTAGACTGCCCTTGGATGTACTTATCAGTAGCTATTGTCTTACTATGGCTTTTGTTATGTACATTGCTCTTAATGACTGTATGTCTGCT
This DNA window, taken from Lampris incognitus isolate fLamInc1 chromosome 7, fLamInc1.hap2, whole genome shotgun sequence, encodes the following:
- the LOC130115584 gene encoding non-histone chromosomal protein HMG-14A-like; protein product: MAKRNKANDNAEVEPKRRSIRLSNKSQPEPKAKPQKAAPKPKKAKDVEKAKPEEKKEEVETEKEEAAPENGEAKEEAEKEAPASDTADEKGDETEAKDEATE